Below is a genomic region from Gammaproteobacteria bacterium.
TGCTGTTTCCATGGTTCGATTTGTTTATTGTTCCGCAGGGCGATGATGTAGTCCTTTACTAATGGATTATCCGCTAAGCGGGACACGGCTTGTATATTTTGGATGCTCCATGTAGTGACGATATGATGGCTTGCACCCAACACCGTGGATAAGGCTTTAGTGACTTCACCTTTAATCTCCCCTTCCGACATCACAGCAATTGTCCAGGCAGACAGGGTGATGCACAAAAAAGCGGGAATCAGGCGCGCATAAACCGATCGAAACACGGTGGTGAAAACTTGAGATTTATTCCGTGTTCTTATTCGCATGCTGAATTTCCCGTGGCTCAGTCATTGTGTTGTCCAACAGATGTTTCATCAGTTTTCTATCGGCACAAAACCGCCAAAGATGGGTAGAATTTTCTATGATTTAACAATGCTTGATGCGGGAAAAAAGCGCCGGGGGTTCCGGCGCTCTAAGTACATTATTGTTGTCGTTTTGCTTAAGTGCGTTTGCGACGCAGAGCCAGCAAGGGCAACAGCAGCAAAGTCCAGATTCCCATGGCGCCACCACTGCCACCACCACTACTGCGTCCGGTGCCGGCACGCGGCGCGGTAAATGCGGGTTGTTGCTGGTCTACACGGCGGCTGCGTGCGGTTTGTTGGCGGCGTTGTTGTTGGGCCTGGTGTTCCATTTCAACCCGACGTTTATTACTGCGATCGATGCCGTGGGCCGTAAAGGACTCTTCCCGCATGGTGACCATGGAGGTGTAGTCGGTGACCAGTCCGAACTCCGTGGCCAAGTCCACAATGGCTTGTTTGATGTCCGCCTTTTCTCCAAAATCCTGAATTTCCTCGTTCAGGTCTTCGATGCGGGCGAAAGCCCAAAGACGTTCAATTTCCGGGTTGTCATTGGCCGTGGCAGGGAAGGGGAAACGACTCTCATATATTTTTTGCTGTCCGGAGATTTTACTTTTGATTTGTACATGGGCTTGGCCGTTACCCCAATAGTGGCCAAAGAGCACCAGTTGTTGGCCTCGATATAAACTGCCGATTTGCGCCGGTGTGATATCAGCGGTTTTTACACCGGCGATATTCACCTCCATACCGTGCATGGCTTTGTGAGTCATCTTGCTGGTGGCTAGTATGATTTTACCCACAATGTCGTCACTGTTGGAGACATTGTCTGCGAAACCGCCGCTGGCCTTAGTGACAGCTTGTAACAAGGGACGATTGGCGCTGTTACCCATGATAAAAGTGAAAATGCGCATGTCCTGTTTTTTTACCAGTTCAATGAACTTCTTTTGCTCTGTTTCGCCCACATTGGCTACACCATCGGTGACTAATACAATTCCAGTAGGGCGGTCGGAGTCTATCGCCTGCATACCCAATGCAATGCCTGCAAAAAGGTTGGTGCCACCACCCGGTTTAACGTTTTTCACCTTGTCGGTGTAGTAACGCAGGTTTTCCGGGGTGGCGGCCACATAGCCAGTGGAGATTTCACTGGCGCTGTTGTTAAAAGTTACAATGCGAAAACGGTCTTGGGTGCGCATTTTCTTCAATGCCTGGTTGACGCCTTCGGCCAGCGTAGCGTATTTGCCTTGCATGGACCCGGAGATGTCCAATACAAACACCCAGTCCGTACCCTGTGTAATAGGGTCTAAGTCATCGCCGGGTGTGACTGTTAACATAAAAGTACCGCGACCGTTGGCTTTGGGTTTTTGGGTCACCAGATCGATGCTGCCGGGTAAGCCGTCTTGTAAGCGCCAGTACACCACAATGTCTTTGTTGAGGGTGTATGCTGTCCGGTTTTTTGGATTAACTTCTGTGGAAACAATTTGGCTTGTGTTGGCAACGTGTGTGTTTGGCTGCTCTTCGTTAGCCGTGGTGTTTAGCGTGGTTTGAGCTTGTGATCGCATTGCCACTTCCCACTCACCTTTGGCATTTTGGCTTACCTGAGCCAAGGGTTGATTGGGCAGGCGCAGGCCTTTGACGGGATAGGCGGATTTGAGTTGTAAATTGAATTTGAACGTATTTTCCACCTTATCGTTATTGTTCCAAAAATTCAAAGCTGCTTCATCGACCCCACCTTCTTCCAGCGGGTAAACATAGCGGCCGATGCCAGTGTCGATGTGGGCCGGTTGAATGTAAACCAGACGAATGCGGGTGTCTTGACCCGCGCGAACGGGGTTGACGCTTATTTCAAAGGTCTTGTACCCATTTTTTTCGGTGATACCGCTGTCACGACCGGCGGCTTTTTCGGTTTCATAAATCTGCCGCGCCTGTTTCTTTTCCAGAACTTCTCCGGTGATCGGCTTACCGTCTATCCACAGTGTGAATTCGCCGACTGAGGCTTGTTCCGGCACCGGAAAGGCGTAAATGGCCTCCAGGTCTTGGGTATGTGGATTATGGAAGACTTGCTCGATACGCGTAATGGCGTAACCGTCTTCGATGATCACATTGACCTCGTGATCTTTGATTTTTAGCTCCCCTAAATGATTGTTTTTGGGTGTGAGCAGACCGGCAGCTTGGCTGCTGCCTATGATACAAAAACTCAGAGTCAGTCTAAGGAATAACCGGTAACTCTTGATAATAAAAGAATTAAATAGTTTCATGAGCGTTGCTCCTATCAATAACTGTAAATGAACAGTGTTCAATTAAACGTTAAAAAATAAACAGTGTTCAATTAAAATTGACAAATGAACAGTGTTCAATTAAACTGTAGCATAGAACTAAACGGTGTTCAATTAAATGCCGAAACATTTTTGGTTAATATTCACAAACGTTTGATTGGGAAGACACTTATGGCCAGACGCAGTGATCACAGCAAAGACGAAATCCGTGAAATGGCCTTGGCAGCTGCCAGTGCCTTGGCGGATCGTCACGGTTTAAGCGGCATTAGTGCTCGCAAAGTAGCGACGGATATTGGCTACACGGTAGGTACCCTATATCTGGTGTTTAAAAATTTGGATGATGTAATTCTTCATGTAAACGCGCAAACGCTGGATCAGTTGTTTTCTCAGCTACGCGAAGCAACGCAGGACTGCAAAGAGCCGACCCAATGCATACTGGCCATGGCACGAGCCTATGTGGGTTTCGCCACTCGGTACCCCAAACGCTGGAGCATGGTGTTTGAGCACAATTTACCTGAAGGCGAACCGGTACCCGATTGGTTGGCGCTCAAGGTGAACGATATGTTTGAACTGGTGGAAACCCAGCTCATTTCTTTGATACCGCCTCAGCATGAGATTGGGGTTGGGGGCAGCGATTTAGTGAATAATTCCACTTCCGAACGTCAACAGGTATCCCGTACTATATGGTGCGGTGTTCACGGGATATGCGCTTTGGCGGTTACGGGAAAACTGGAAATCGGGGGGGCCGAATCCATTAATGTATTGACGGATTCATTGATCAAGAATTACCTGGCGGGGCTGGCCGGATCAAGAGGAGAATTATAATGAATGGCTTACAAAAAACATTGGCTGCGATAATGTCGCTGTTTTATAAAGTGGAAGTCAGGGGCTTGGAAAAACTCAAGACATTGGATGAAAATGTCATCATCGTCGCGAACCATACCTCGTTTTTAGATGCACTGTTGTTGTACTGTTTTATACCGATCAATATGACTTTCGCCGTGAATACTCATGTGGCCGGTGGATGGGTGCTTAAGTTCGTCCGTCGTTTGGTACATTTGTTTCCTATGGATCCGGGTAACCCGCTGGCCATACGCGCCTTAATACGGAAAGTACAGGAAGGGGAAAACGTGGTGATTTTCCCCGAGGGACGTATTACCGTTACCGGCTCTTTAATGAAAATCTATCACGGGCCCGGCTTGGTAGCAGTGCGCACGAATGCCACGGTTGTGCCCGTGTGTATAGACGGCGCACAGTATTCGCCTTTTTCCCGCATGAAGGGCCGCATACGTACTCGCTGGTTTCCGGAGATCTCCCTCAGTATATTAGACCCGCGCAAATTGAAGATGGACAACGAGGTCTCCGGTCGGGCCCGCAGAACCCGGGCCGGTAAAATTCTTTCGGATGTTATGACTGAGATGGTATTTGCTTCCAGTCCTTATCGTACTACGATTTTTGATCGTCTACTGGATGCTCGCATTGTGCATGGCGGGAAACACATTGTTGGCGAAGACATTAACCGTAAGCCTATTAACTATGACACGGTGGTGACTAAGTGTTTGGCTCTGGGCAAGGAACTCACCAAGCACAGCAGCCGCGGTGAATATGTGGGCGTATTATTGCCCGGAGCTTTGAGCACATTGGTCACCTTTATGGGTTTACATGCTTACGGTCGGGTTCCTGCCATGCTCAATTATACCGTGGGTGCCCACGGAATGATTTCCGCATGTGAGACCGCTCAGGTGAAAACCGTGGTGACAGCTCATGCGTTTGTGATCAAAGCCAAGTTGCAAGACGTTGTGCATGAGTTATCCAAACAAGTCAACGTGGTGTATTTGGAGGATATCGCCAAAAACATTAATCTGTACACCAAGATTCGCAGTTTTATTATTAGCAAAATGGACTTTGGCTTGAAGAACCGGCATCGCACCCGCGGTGTGTCGCCGGAGTCGCCGGCGGTGGTGCTGTTTACTTCCGGTTCGGAAGGTACCCCTAAAGGCGTGGTATTAAGCCATCAGAACTTGTTGGCCAATATGAGCCAAATGGCTTCGCGTATTGATTTTACCGCGCAGGATATTGTGCTCAACGCTTTACCCACGTTTCATTCCTTCGGTTTGACTGCCGGTACCTTGTTGCCGGTGCTGTCGGGTATGAAAACCTTTTTGTATCCTTCACCATTGCACTATCGCGTTATTCCGGAAATTGCCTATGAAATTGGGGCAACTATTTTGTTTGGTACCAATACGTTTTTGGCGGGTTATGCTAAAAACGCCCACCCATATGATTTTTACAGCGTGCGTTACGTGTTTGCCGGTGCGGAAAAACTCAAAACAGAAGTTCGACGTACCTGGGAAGATAAATTTGGGGTGCGCATTTTCGAAGGGTATGGTGCGACGGAAACCAGTCCGGTGCTGGCAGTGAATACACCTATGGATAATAAGCCCGGTACGGTAGGCCGTTTGTTGCCGGCGATAAAAATGAAGCTGGAGCCGGTACCGGGTTTGTCCCAGGGGCGGCGACTATTTGTGCAAGGGCCCAATGTAATGCTGGGATATTTGTTGCATGACAACCCCGGTGTGTTGGCACCTTTGCCGAAGGTGGACGGAGAGGCCTGGTATGACACCGGCGATATTGTGGATTTGGATGACGAGGGGTTTGTGGCCATCAGTGGTCGAGCCAAACGCTTTGCCAAAGTTGCCGGTGAGATGGTTTCCCTGACTGCCGTGGAGTCTCTGGCCAGCAAAGTGTGGCCCGATGCCCAGCATGCGGCTGTAGCCGTACCGGACGAGCGCAAGGGAGAGCAAATTGTGTTGATGAGCACCCAGGCCAACGCCGATCGAACCCCCTTATTATATCAGGCACAACAGGACGGTATCGGCGAAATCAATGTGCCGAAAAAAGTCATGCAAGTGGTAGCCATTCCGATTTTGGGAACGGGCAAAACCGATTATGTCACCGCGCAAACATTGGTGCATGAGGTGTAGGGTTGAGCATCGTTGTAT
It encodes:
- a CDS encoding VIT and VWA domain-containing protein encodes the protein MKLFNSFIIKSYRLFLRLTLSFCIIGSSQAAGLLTPKNNHLGELKIKDHEVNVIIEDGYAITRIEQVFHNPHTQDLEAIYAFPVPEQASVGEFTLWIDGKPITGEVLEKKQARQIYETEKAAGRDSGITEKNGYKTFEISVNPVRAGQDTRIRLVYIQPAHIDTGIGRYVYPLEEGGVDEAALNFWNNNDKVENTFKFNLQLKSAYPVKGLRLPNQPLAQVSQNAKGEWEVAMRSQAQTTLNTTANEEQPNTHVANTSQIVSTEVNPKNRTAYTLNKDIVVYWRLQDGLPGSIDLVTQKPKANGRGTFMLTVTPGDDLDPITQGTDWVFVLDISGSMQGKYATLAEGVNQALKKMRTQDRFRIVTFNNSASEISTGYVAATPENLRYYTDKVKNVKPGGGTNLFAGIALGMQAIDSDRPTGIVLVTDGVANVGETEQKKFIELVKKQDMRIFTFIMGNSANRPLLQAVTKASGGFADNVSNSDDIVGKIILATSKMTHKAMHGMEVNIAGVKTADITPAQIGSLYRGQQLVLFGHYWGNGQAHVQIKSKISGQQKIYESRFPFPATANDNPEIERLWAFARIEDLNEEIQDFGEKADIKQAIVDLATEFGLVTDYTSMVTMREESFTAHGIDRSNKRRVEMEHQAQQQRRQQTARSRRVDQQQPAFTAPRAGTGRSSGGGSGGAMGIWTLLLLPLLALRRKRT
- a CDS encoding TetR/AcrR family transcriptional regulator — translated: MARRSDHSKDEIREMALAAASALADRHGLSGISARKVATDIGYTVGTLYLVFKNLDDVILHVNAQTLDQLFSQLREATQDCKEPTQCILAMARAYVGFATRYPKRWSMVFEHNLPEGEPVPDWLALKVNDMFELVETQLISLIPPQHEIGVGGSDLVNNSTSERQQVSRTIWCGVHGICALAVTGKLEIGGAESINVLTDSLIKNYLAGLAGSRGEL
- a CDS encoding AMP-binding protein; amino-acid sequence: MNGLQKTLAAIMSLFYKVEVRGLEKLKTLDENVIIVANHTSFLDALLLYCFIPINMTFAVNTHVAGGWVLKFVRRLVHLFPMDPGNPLAIRALIRKVQEGENVVIFPEGRITVTGSLMKIYHGPGLVAVRTNATVVPVCIDGAQYSPFSRMKGRIRTRWFPEISLSILDPRKLKMDNEVSGRARRTRAGKILSDVMTEMVFASSPYRTTIFDRLLDARIVHGGKHIVGEDINRKPINYDTVVTKCLALGKELTKHSSRGEYVGVLLPGALSTLVTFMGLHAYGRVPAMLNYTVGAHGMISACETAQVKTVVTAHAFVIKAKLQDVVHELSKQVNVVYLEDIAKNINLYTKIRSFIISKMDFGLKNRHRTRGVSPESPAVVLFTSGSEGTPKGVVLSHQNLLANMSQMASRIDFTAQDIVLNALPTFHSFGLTAGTLLPVLSGMKTFLYPSPLHYRVIPEIAYEIGATILFGTNTFLAGYAKNAHPYDFYSVRYVFAGAEKLKTEVRRTWEDKFGVRIFEGYGATETSPVLAVNTPMDNKPGTVGRLLPAIKMKLEPVPGLSQGRRLFVQGPNVMLGYLLHDNPGVLAPLPKVDGEAWYDTGDIVDLDDEGFVAISGRAKRFAKVAGEMVSLTAVESLASKVWPDAQHAAVAVPDERKGEQIVLMSTQANADRTPLLYQAQQDGIGEINVPKKVMQVVAIPILGTGKTDYVTAQTLVHEV